A stretch of Campylobacter volucris DNA encodes these proteins:
- a CDS encoding CoA-binding protein, with protein sequence MKNIAIIGLSPDENKASNFVAKFLQNKGFKIYPIYPKEEFILKEKVYKDLKDIPFSIDTVVMFRKASYANEIFESLLEKNVKNFWMQLGIINDEICKKCEKFHIICVQDKCIKIELQSKENK encoded by the coding sequence ATGAAAAATATTGCCATTATAGGTTTAAGTCCTGATGAAAATAAAGCTTCTAATTTTGTAGCTAAATTTTTACAGAATAAAGGATTTAAAATATATCCAATTTATCCAAAAGAAGAATTTATCTTAAAAGAAAAAGTTTATAAAGATCTAAAAGATATTCCTTTTAGCATAGATACGGTTGTGATGTTTAGAAAAGCTAGCTATGCAAATGAAATTTTTGAAAGTTTATTGGAAAAAAATGTTAAAAATTTTTGGATGCAACTTGGCATAATAAATGATGAAATTTGTAAAAAGTGTGAAAAATTTCATATAATTTGCGTTCAAGATAAATGCATCAAAATAGAGCTTCAATCGAAGGAAAATAAATGA
- the trmA gene encoding tRNA (uridine(54)-C5)-methyltransferase TrmA produces MNFEEKIALNKALFSSFFDEKVECFDSPLIAYRTRAEFSIYHGKNDEIDYAMYENGKKTPIKKFDIADEKIQHFMPILLESLNKNLKHKLFGVEFLATRLDLSITLLYHKNIDLIYDELFHLASFLKVKLIARSRGKKHIFNGENLKQVLYVKNKEIFYEFNNDCFIQPNTYINEKMIEWTLSCIDKDVKKDLLELYCGYGNFTIALANKFNKILATEISKKNIEFALKNCTLNDISNINFTRLSSEELSQALKKQRQFNRLKHINLDEFKITHVLVDPPRSGLDESVIEFIKNFENIIYISCNPITLKENLEKLCNTHKIFKFAFFDQFANTSHLECGVYLKRKG; encoded by the coding sequence ATGAATTTTGAAGAAAAAATTGCTTTAAATAAAGCATTATTTTCTTCTTTTTTTGATGAGAAAGTCGAATGCTTTGATTCTCCGCTTATTGCTTATAGAACTAGAGCTGAATTTTCTATTTATCATGGTAAAAATGATGAAATTGATTATGCTATGTATGAAAATGGCAAAAAAACTCCTATAAAAAAATTTGATATAGCTGATGAAAAAATTCAACATTTTATGCCTATTTTGCTTGAGTCTTTAAATAAAAATTTAAAACATAAATTATTTGGAGTTGAATTTTTAGCTACAAGATTAGATTTAAGTATAACTTTGCTTTATCATAAAAATATAGATTTAATTTATGATGAATTGTTTCATTTGGCTTCTTTTTTAAAAGTAAAACTCATAGCAAGAAGTAGAGGTAAAAAACATATTTTTAATGGGGAAAATTTAAAGCAAGTTCTTTATGTAAAAAATAAAGAAATTTTTTATGAATTTAATAATGATTGTTTTATCCAGCCAAATACTTATATCAATGAAAAGATGATAGAATGGACTCTTTCTTGTATAGATAAAGATGTAAAGAAAGATTTGTTAGAGCTTTATTGTGGTTATGGAAATTTCACCATAGCTTTAGCAAATAAATTTAATAAAATTTTAGCTACTGAAATTTCTAAAAAAAATATAGAATTTGCTTTGAAAAATTGCACTTTAAATGACATTTCAAATATAAATTTCACTAGACTTTCTAGCGAAGAATTAAGTCAAGCCTTAAAAAAACAACGACAATTTAATCGTTTAAAACATATTAATCTTGATGAATTTAAAATAACACATGTTTTGGTTGATCCTCCAAGAAGCGGACTTGATGAAAGTGTGATAGAATTCATTAAAAATTTTGAAAATATTATTTATATTTCATGCAATCCTATTACTTTAAAAGAAAATCTTGAAAAATTATGCAATACTCATAAAATATTTAAATTTGCATTTTTTGATCAATTTGCAAATACAAGCCATCTTGAATGCGGAGTGTATTTAAAACGCAAAGGTTAA
- a CDS encoding Na+/H+ antiporter NhaC family protein, producing MKFFCLLLTPLLLLANTQSNAEIFGVWTLLPPVVAIILAFITKDVVLSLFIGALSGTFMLALVENTIYHAIIASFTGFVDKVVSVMASSGNAGILLQVLTIGGVVALITKTGGTKAVALWLSTKAKQAKSSQFATWCMGMFIFFDDYANSLIVGPIMRPVTDKFKVSREKLAFIMDATAAPITGLAIISTWIGLEISLIRSGYDLIDDATFAHLGILKEEINAFEIFVQTLPYRFYNLFMLIFVVLTIYTGREFGPMLKAELRARAGKFSHGHEQIDNVEDKVLEPKEHIKLQASNAIIPLIVLIAFSFIGFYFSGYNAIEDANLKAQIDASPLSLFAFRETFGAADASIVLFQAALLATIVAIILGMYRKIFTLKEAIATWTHGWRTMIMTVIILLCAWSLASVIKDLGTSKYLIDLFSDKTPIYLLPTAIFIFASVISFSTGTSYGTMGILMPLAIPLAMAVGVHNELSGVELHQYMIINISGVLTGAIFGDHCSPISDTTILSSMGSKCDLLAHVSTQMPYALSVCAISILCGYLPVALGLNVWLGLAFGILAMIVLLFVVGKKVDA from the coding sequence ATGAAATTTTTTTGTTTGTTATTGACTCCACTTTTATTGCTTGCTAATACGCAAAGCAATGCTGAAATTTTTGGAGTTTGGACTCTTTTACCTCCTGTTGTAGCTATCATTTTAGCTTTTATAACTAAAGATGTGGTACTTTCTTTGTTTATTGGTGCATTAAGTGGAACTTTTATGCTAGCTCTTGTAGAAAATACGATCTATCATGCTATCATTGCTTCTTTTACAGGATTTGTTGATAAAGTTGTAAGTGTTATGGCAAGTTCTGGTAATGCTGGAATTTTATTGCAAGTTTTAACCATAGGCGGAGTTGTCGCGTTAATCACTAAAACAGGTGGGACTAAAGCAGTAGCGCTTTGGCTTTCTACAAAGGCTAAGCAGGCAAAAAGTTCTCAGTTTGCAACTTGGTGCATGGGGATGTTTATCTTTTTTGATGATTATGCTAACTCTTTAATTGTAGGTCCTATTATGCGACCTGTGACAGACAAATTTAAAGTAAGTCGTGAAAAACTTGCTTTTATTATGGATGCTACTGCTGCACCAATTACTGGACTTGCTATTATTTCTACTTGGATAGGACTTGAAATTTCTTTAATTCGCAGCGGATATGATTTAATTGATGATGCAACTTTTGCACATTTAGGAATTTTAAAAGAAGAAATCAATGCTTTTGAAATTTTTGTGCAAACATTGCCATATAGATTTTATAATCTTTTTATGTTGATATTTGTGGTTTTGACTATTTATACAGGTAGAGAATTTGGGCCTATGTTAAAAGCTGAGCTTCGTGCAAGAGCAGGTAAATTCTCTCATGGACATGAACAAATTGATAATGTAGAAGATAAAGTATTAGAGCCAAAAGAGCATATAAAATTACAAGCATCAAATGCCATTATACCTTTAATTGTTTTGATTGCTTTTTCGTTTATAGGTTTTTATTTTAGTGGATATAATGCTATTGAAGATGCAAATTTAAAAGCCCAAATTGACGCTTCACCTTTAAGTTTATTTGCTTTTAGGGAAACTTTTGGAGCAGCTGATGCTTCCATAGTATTGTTTCAAGCAGCATTATTAGCAACTATAGTTGCGATTATTTTAGGTATGTATAGAAAAATTTTCACCCTTAAAGAAGCGATTGCTACTTGGACTCATGGCTGGAGAACTATGATAATGACGGTAATCATCTTACTTTGTGCTTGGTCTTTGGCTTCTGTGATTAAGGATTTGGGAACTTCTAAATATTTGATTGATTTATTTTCAGATAAAACTCCTATTTATTTATTACCAACAGCTATTTTTATATTTGCTTCAGTAATTTCTTTTTCTACTGGTACTAGTTATGGAACTATGGGTATTTTAATGCCTTTAGCCATTCCTTTAGCTATGGCAGTTGGAGTGCATAATGAATTAAGCGGCGTTGAGCTTCATCAGTATATGATTATTAATATTTCAGGGGTTCTAACAGGTGCTATTTTTGGAGATCATTGTTCACCAATTTCAGATACGACTATACTTTCTTCGATGGGTAGCAAATGTGATCTTTTAGCTCATGTTAGCACTCAAATGCCTTATGCTTTAAGTGTGTGTGCTATTAGCATACTTTGTGGCTATTTACCAGTTGCTTTAGGGCTTAATGTGTGGCTTGGTTTGGCTTTTGGAATTTTAGCTATGATAGTTTTGCTTTTTGTTGTTGGCAAAAAGGTTGATGCTTAA
- a CDS encoding short-chain dehydrogenase/reductase, subgroup 5, which translates to MKIALVTGVSSGFGLETLKALIELDYKVIAIARRKERLEELKAKYQDKIFTIALDVRDKQAVFNAIENLPQSYQNISLLVNNAGLALGLEKFDELSIEDIETMVDTNIKGFLYVARAVLPLLRKSKNAHVINIGSIAGNVAYYGGNVYCGTKAFVSQFSKALRTDLRGSNIKVTNIAPGLCKTEFSQVRFKGDWQKADEVYQDTKYIQASDIARIISFIITLPEHININEIELMPVTQTWAGTFVEKV; encoded by the coding sequence ATGAAAATAGCTTTAGTTACAGGCGTAAGCTCTGGTTTTGGACTAGAGACTTTAAAAGCTTTGATAGAGCTTGATTATAAGGTTATAGCTATAGCTAGACGCAAAGAAAGATTAGAAGAGCTAAAAGCTAAATATCAAGATAAAATTTTTACAATTGCTTTAGATGTAAGAGATAAACAAGCAGTTTTTAATGCTATAGAAAATTTACCCCAATCTTATCAAAATATATCATTATTAGTAAATAATGCAGGACTTGCACTAGGGCTTGAAAAATTTGATGAATTAAGTATTGAAGATATTGAAACTATGGTAGATACTAATATCAAAGGATTTTTATATGTTGCAAGGGCGGTTTTGCCGTTATTAAGAAAATCTAAGAATGCACATGTGATTAATATTGGATCCATTGCAGGAAATGTTGCTTATTATGGAGGAAATGTATATTGTGGCACTAAAGCTTTTGTATCGCAATTTTCTAAGGCTTTAAGAACTGATTTAAGGGGTTCAAATATAAAAGTAACCAATATCGCTCCAGGTCTTTGCAAAACAGAATTTAGTCAAGTTCGCTTTAAAGGTGATTGGCAAAAAGCAGATGAGGTGTATCAAGATACTAAGTATATTCAAGCTAGTGATATTGCTAGGATTATTTCTTTTATTATTACATTGCCTGAACACATAAATATCAATGAAATCGAACTTATGCCTGTAACTCAAACATGGGCTGGGACTTTTGTTGAAAAAGTGTAA
- a CDS encoding ankyrin repeat domain-containing protein produces the protein MRILVLIFALSFQLLALEYNCEYIKEHEKNFFKNFHPQNMQDYSQIDLNCKFSFKNNPITQKLYTLANEIRGSNSACMGGEYFSDLRKFDFLLLKAALDPLSYKENLQDAIILEEKFEKLKAYFRFWAYQSIGNFKLYKDFWKEYNNAINPLTMYFYNNFKMDKASAIYYASNALNEFLNWAVGETKIFKDISNFQKFVANSKNSLTQIKEYIYANKISDLELNNGFKSALLNNRDVNIIAEFIKLGAKLNEGYESALFYALGDYDNVKFLLENGALVDYKNSFGKTALFYAVEYNNHKVAKLLIENGANINQKYINDNEKLSVASIGSNTPYYITLCALEHTSKNIFMHAANYADVKMLKLLVEHKVKIDEVDDLGFNALDFAIIAKKEENVKYLRELGLKENENLMLYGDIEP, from the coding sequence TTGAGAATTTTAGTTTTAATTTTTGCATTATCTTTTCAACTTTTAGCATTAGAATATAATTGCGAGTATATAAAAGAACATGAAAAAAACTTTTTTAAGAATTTTCACCCACAAAATATGCAAGATTATTCCCAGATTGATTTAAATTGCAAATTTTCTTTTAAAAACAATCCTATCACACAAAAGCTTTACACGCTTGCAAATGAAATTAGAGGTAGTAACAGTGCTTGTATGGGCGGAGAGTATTTTAGTGATTTAAGAAAATTTGATTTTTTACTTTTAAAAGCAGCTTTGGATCCTTTAAGTTATAAAGAAAATCTTCAAGATGCAATTATTTTGGAAGAAAAATTTGAAAAATTAAAAGCTTATTTTAGATTTTGGGCTTATCAAAGCATTGGAAATTTTAAACTTTATAAAGATTTTTGGAAAGAATATAACAATGCTATTAATCCACTGACTATGTATTTTTATAATAATTTTAAAATGGATAAAGCAAGTGCGATTTATTATGCAAGCAATGCTTTGAATGAATTTTTAAACTGGGCAGTTGGTGAAACTAAAATATTTAAAGATATTTCAAATTTTCAAAAATTTGTAGCTAATTCTAAAAATTCTTTAACTCAAATTAAAGAATATATATATGCAAATAAAATTAGTGATTTAGAATTAAACAATGGCTTTAAATCAGCTTTATTAAATAATAGAGATGTCAATATAATAGCTGAATTTATAAAACTTGGAGCTAAATTAAATGAAGGATATGAATCTGCTTTATTTTATGCTTTGGGTGATTATGATAATGTTAAATTTCTTTTAGAAAATGGTGCTTTGGTTGATTATAAAAATTCTTTTGGAAAAACAGCATTATTTTATGCTGTTGAATACAATAACCATAAAGTTGCAAAACTTTTAATAGAAAATGGTGCTAATATCAATCAAAAATACATTAATGATAATGAAAAACTCTCAGTAGCTAGCATAGGCTCTAACACTCCTTATTACATCACTTTATGTGCGCTAGAACATACTTCAAAAAATATTTTTATGCATGCAGCTAATTATGCTGATGTGAAAATGCTTAAGCTTCTTGTTGAGCATAAGGTTAAAATTGATGAGGTGGATGATTTGGGTTTTAATGCTTTAGATTTTGCTATTATTGCTAAAAAAGAAGAAAATGTTAAATATCTAAGAGAATTAGGTCTTAAAGAAAATGAAAATTTAATGCTTTATGGTGATATTGAGCCATGA
- a CDS encoding O-6-alkylguanine-DNA/cysteine-protein-methyltransferase: MYQSIYSCDIGYIVLTSDSKKLIDLQFSNQKINFKNQNCPILNLAKKELDLYFAKKLFVFKTPLFIQGSEFERKVYKALLSIPYGQTKTYQEIAMMIKNPKSYRAVGNANAKNKLAIFIPCHRIVAKNHIGGYSGGIFIKQALLNLESFNK, translated from the coding sequence ATGTATCAAAGTATCTATTCTTGTGATATTGGATATATTGTATTAACAAGTGATTCTAAAAAACTCATAGATCTTCAATTTTCAAATCAAAAAATAAATTTTAAAAATCAAAATTGCCCTATTTTAAATTTAGCCAAAAAAGAGCTAGATTTGTATTTTGCTAAAAAACTTTTTGTTTTCAAAACTCCTTTATTTATACAAGGAAGTGAATTTGAAAGAAAAGTCTATAAAGCTTTATTAAGTATTCCTTATGGTCAAACAAAAACTTATCAAGAAATAGCAATGATGATAAAAAATCCAAAATCTTATAGAGCTGTGGGTAATGCAAATGCTAAAAATAAATTAGCTATTTTTATACCTTGTCATAGAATTGTTGCTAAAAATCATATAGGCGGATACTCAGGAGGAATTTTTATCAAACAAGCTTTGTTAAATTTAGAAAGTTTTAATAAATAA
- the truA gene encoding tRNA pseudouridine(38-40) synthase TruA — MLIKLTFSYDGSKFQGSASQPHGKSVQDELSCALSHLGIYEKVLFASRTDKGVHASKAVASVKIKEHFQDLTYLKNKINHFAKPFIYIKQIQKMHEDFQVRFDVKKRAYRYILFHGEYNPLLASYVHFYPKIDLKLALELAKLFQGEHDFKFFQKEGSDNKTTIRKIYTSKVYTYKDFTIFYFEANGFLRSQIRMMIASILKVLEGKMSQDQLLEQINTEKIYNRFLAPASGLYLSKIIY, encoded by the coding sequence ATGCTTATAAAATTAACTTTTTCTTATGATGGCTCTAAATTTCAAGGCTCAGCAAGTCAGCCCCATGGAAAAAGTGTGCAAGATGAGCTTTCTTGTGCACTTAGCCATCTTGGTATTTATGAAAAAGTTTTATTTGCTTCAAGAACCGACAAAGGCGTGCATGCTAGCAAAGCTGTAGCTAGTGTTAAAATTAAAGAACATTTTCAAGATTTAACTTATCTAAAAAACAAAATCAATCATTTTGCAAAACCCTTTATTTATATAAAACAAATACAAAAAATGCATGAAGATTTTCAAGTGCGTTTTGATGTCAAAAAACGAGCTTATCGTTATATACTTTTTCATGGAGAATATAATCCTTTGCTTGCTTCTTATGTGCATTTTTATCCAAAAATAGATCTTAAATTAGCTTTAGAATTAGCCAAGTTGTTTCAAGGAGAGCATGATTTTAAATTTTTTCAAAAAGAAGGCTCGGATAATAAAACCACTATAAGAAAAATTTATACTAGTAAAGTTTATACTTATAAGGATTTTACTATCTTTTATTTTGAAGCTAATGGATTTTTAAGATCGCAAATTAGAATGATGATAGCAAGTATTTTAAAAGTTTTAGAAGGTAAAATGAGTCAAGATCAACTTTTAGAGCAAATTAATACAGAAAAAATTTACAATCGTTTTTTAGCTCCTGCAAGCGGTTTGTATTTGAGTAAAATTATTTATTAA
- a CDS encoding LptF/LptG family permease, with translation MKLVYKYLLNQFLNTMLSLFFTLFTIVSIVFFIQLAKITSYIEITLLELFQLYIYLLPKTLAFTLPISFFIALTLSFYRLSRENESIVLFALGISPKVIAKFFMKIAALLSAFMLLVVWIFIPISFELFDNFVDYKKISTKVSIKTGEFGQRYGEWLVFIDEKDDNGVYKNIIMYHPKKSAQDKEQAILAKEGKLESNEGIISFSLKEGKAYEIKDDNWHISSFKNLLIKSKVYTKDLNTKNFYDYWSDLNTNKDKAKEFVIYTLIALFPLASALFALSFGIVTYRYEKGFAYFGIFVVIFAYFSLLISFYKPPLVAVGVIFVSFLLFSMFYFSKKIANKY, from the coding sequence ATGAAATTAGTTTATAAGTATTTATTAAATCAATTTTTAAATACAATGCTGTCTTTATTTTTTACCTTATTTACTATAGTTTCTATTGTATTTTTTATCCAACTTGCAAAAATTACTTCTTATATAGAAATCACTCTTTTAGAGCTTTTTCAATTATATATTTACTTGCTACCAAAGACTTTAGCTTTTACTTTGCCGATTTCTTTTTTTATAGCTTTGACTTTAAGTTTTTATAGATTATCAAGAGAAAATGAAAGCATTGTTTTGTTTGCTTTGGGAATTTCTCCTAAAGTTATTGCAAAATTTTTTATGAAAATTGCTGCTTTACTTAGTGCTTTTATGTTGCTTGTAGTTTGGATTTTTATACCTATATCTTTTGAACTTTTTGATAATTTTGTAGATTATAAAAAAATTAGCACAAAAGTGAGTATTAAAACGGGTGAATTTGGACAAAGATACGGAGAATGGCTTGTATTCATAGATGAAAAAGATGATAATGGAGTTTATAAAAATATCATCATGTATCATCCTAAAAAAAGTGCTCAAGATAAAGAACAAGCTATATTGGCTAAAGAAGGAAAGCTAGAAAGTAATGAAGGTATTATTTCTTTTAGTTTAAAAGAAGGTAAGGCCTATGAGATTAAAGATGATAATTGGCATATTTCAAGTTTTAAAAATTTACTTATTAAAAGTAAGGTTTATACTAAAGATTTAAATACTAAAAATTTTTATGATTATTGGTCTGATTTAAATACTAACAAAGACAAAGCAAAAGAATTTGTCATATATACTCTTATAGCTTTATTTCCTCTTGCTAGTGCATTGTTTGCACTTTCTTTTGGAATTGTGACTTATCGTTATGAAAAAGGTTTTGCTTATTTTGGAATTTTTGTAGTGATTTTTGCATATTTTAGTTTGTTAATTAGTTTTTACAAACCTCCTTTAGTGGCAGTAGGAGTGATTTTTGTAAGCTTTTTACTGTTTTCAATGTTTTATTTTAGTAAGAAAATTGCAAATAAATACTAA
- a CDS encoding prepilin peptidase yields MIFFILLGLCIGSFINVVIFRSITKQSIIKPRSHCNKCGKTLKIYHLIPILSFVFLKGKCAFCKERISFVYPFNELCCAILFAFCFYFFDFLQALLFALILSVFLMLSWMDYYLKAVSEIWLWILFVFAFLFDFYSYKDISVLNLEEHFLFKICFGAGFFFLLKSFINFIKNFKKRDEILESLGEGDVIIIALIFGIFGYEKAFWILFIASVLSLILFVKIAKKDYQMPMIPFLFIAILVHFGVERVI; encoded by the coding sequence ATGATATTTTTTATATTATTAGGACTTTGTATAGGTTCGTTTATAAATGTGGTAATTTTTAGAAGTATTACAAAACAAAGCATCATAAAACCTAGATCTCATTGTAATAAATGCGGTAAAACTTTAAAAATTTATCATCTAATCCCCATTTTATCTTTTGTTTTTTTAAAAGGTAAATGTGCTTTTTGTAAAGAAAGAATTTCTTTTGTTTATCCTTTTAATGAACTATGCTGTGCGATTTTATTTGCATTTTGCTTTTATTTTTTTGATTTTTTACAAGCTTTGCTTTTTGCTTTGATATTAAGTGTGTTTTTAATGCTTTCTTGGATGGATTATTATTTAAAAGCTGTGAGTGAAATTTGGCTTTGGATTTTATTTGTTTTTGCATTTTTGTTTGATTTTTATAGTTATAAAGATATATCTGTTTTAAATTTAGAAGAACATTTTCTTTTTAAAATTTGTTTTGGTGCAGGGTTTTTCTTTTTGTTAAAAAGTTTTATTAATTTTATAAAAAATTTTAAAAAAAGAGATGAAATTTTAGAAAGTTTAGGCGAGGGTGATGTTATAATTATAGCTTTGATTTTTGGAATTTTTGGCTATGAAAAAGCTTTTTGGATACTATTTATAGCATCTGTTTTAAGTTTAATCTTGTTTGTAAAAATAGCAAAAAAAGATTATCAAATGCCTATGATTCCTTTTTTGTTTATAGCTATTTTAGTGCATTTTGGCGTAGAAAGAGTGATATGA
- the uppS gene encoding polyprenyl diphosphate synthase — translation MNELKHLAVVMDGNRRWAKKNGLLEKVGYEQGAKTIEKIIEVCIEEKIIHLTLYAFSTENWQRPKEEIEYLFCLLDRYLDDALPKFLANHVRFKAIGNFDYLDKKTLDKINKVQDQTKHHNALNLNLAISYGGKDEIVRAVKKVIEKKLEINEENIQANLDLSEDVDLFLRVGCAQRISNFLIWQSSYAEIYFSQTLFPALTKKEFKSIIKEFKKSKRTFGK, via the coding sequence ATGAATGAATTAAAGCATTTAGCTGTGGTAATGGATGGTAATAGGAGATGGGCTAAAAAAAATGGACTTTTAGAAAAAGTCGGTTATGAACAAGGGGCTAAAACCATAGAAAAGATTATAGAAGTTTGCATAGAAGAAAAAATCATTCATCTTACACTTTATGCTTTTAGCACTGAAAATTGGCAAAGACCTAAAGAGGAGATTGAGTATTTATTTTGTTTATTAGATAGATATTTAGATGATGCATTGCCAAAATTTTTAGCCAATCATGTGCGTTTTAAGGCGATAGGAAATTTTGATTATTTAGATAAAAAAACGCTAGATAAGATTAATAAAGTTCAAGATCAAACCAAACACCACAATGCTTTAAATTTAAATTTAGCTATTTCTTATGGTGGAAAAGATGAAATAGTAAGAGCTGTAAAAAAAGTTATTGAAAAAAAACTTGAGATTAATGAAGAAAATATCCAAGCGAATTTAGATTTAAGCGAAGATGTGGATTTATTTTTAAGGGTAGGGTGCGCACAAAGAATTTCAAATTTTTTAATCTGGCAATCAAGTTATGCTGAAATTTATTTTAGTCAAACTTTATTTCCTGCTTTAACTAAAAAGGAATTTAAATCCATCATAAAAGAATTTAAAAAGAGCAAAAGAACCTTTGGTAAATGA
- the coaBC gene encoding bifunctional phosphopantothenoylcysteine decarboxylase/phosphopantothenate--cysteine ligase CoaBC codes for MKTILLAVSGSIAFYKAYELISLCKKEGYRVKVLLSNGALKFCTKLSFEALVDEILYEENESWQNQNNHIAFSKDCDAIIFAPASINSINKLANGIADNLFIQTLITVQKHKPFLIAPAANTNMYLHFSTQKSLQILKENDYIIIDPVVKNLACKDYGLGALAEVNTIFYALKRALFKDDFFINKQIVISGGGTKEKIDDVRCISNFSSGKMAKAIADALYFLGARVVFLSSIEFDVAYEIEKFNSSAQLKEKLQNYKHFDVLIMSAAVSDFVPKMYSGKIKKSDYLDGFDLKLYLNEDILKNLDFKGKKIGFKMEFDEQNALSNAKKSLVEKRLDMVCLNVLNENMTFGDDENCISFITKDKIYQSEKMSKEKLAFVLASYMKDLW; via the coding sequence ATGAAAACTATCTTGCTAGCAGTAAGTGGCAGTATAGCATTTTATAAGGCTTATGAGTTAATTTCTTTATGCAAAAAAGAAGGTTATAGGGTTAAAGTATTGCTTTCTAATGGAGCTTTAAAATTTTGTACTAAACTTAGTTTTGAAGCTTTGGTAGATGAAATTTTATATGAAGAAAATGAAAGTTGGCAAAATCAAAATAATCATATAGCTTTTAGCAAAGATTGTGATGCTATAATTTTTGCCCCTGCTAGTATAAATTCTATTAACAAACTTGCTAATGGTATAGCAGATAATTTATTTATCCAAACTTTAATAACAGTGCAAAAACATAAACCTTTTTTAATAGCTCCTGCGGCTAATACGAATATGTATTTGCATTTTAGCACCCAAAAATCTTTGCAAATTCTTAAAGAAAATGATTATATCATCATTGATCCTGTAGTAAAAAATTTAGCTTGTAAAGACTATGGTTTAGGTGCTTTAGCCGAAGTTAATACTATATTTTATGCTTTAAAAAGAGCTTTATTTAAAGATGATTTTTTTATAAATAAACAAATCGTTATAAGCGGTGGTGGAACTAAAGAAAAAATAGATGATGTTAGATGTATAAGTAATTTTTCAAGTGGTAAAATGGCAAAGGCTATTGCCGATGCTTTGTATTTTTTAGGAGCTAGGGTGGTTTTTTTAAGCTCTATTGAATTTGATGTTGCTTATGAGATAGAAAAATTTAATTCTTCAGCCCAGTTGAAAGAAAAATTACAAAATTATAAGCATTTTGATGTTTTAATCATGAGTGCAGCAGTGAGCGATTTTGTACCAAAAATGTATTCTGGGAAAATCAAAAAGAGTGATTATTTAGATGGATTTGATTTAAAACTTTATCTTAATGAAGATATATTAAAAAATTTAGATTTTAAAGGTAAAAAAATAGGCTTTAAAATGGAATTTGATGAGCAAAATGCTTTGAGTAATGCTAAAAAATCTTTAGTAGAAAAAAGATTAGATATGGTATGTTTGAATGTTTTAAATGAAAATATGACTTTTGGAGATGATGAAAATTGTATTAGTTTTATCACCAAAGATAAAATTTATCAAAGTGAAAAAATGAGCAAAGAAAAACTGGCTTTTGTTTTGGCTTCTTATATGAAGGATTTATGGTGA